Proteins encoded by one window of Archaeoglobus veneficus SNP6:
- the ftsY gene encoding signal recognition particle-docking protein FtsY, whose protein sequence is MFKFLKEKLKSFRKKVEEIEKKEEERAVEEAKAEERVEAVSKVEEKVEAEVKAEPAPAAKVEVKETKPAEKDKKLVKPRIGIKEKVSALILRREIVIDEGKLDEILPELEIILLESDVAFEVVEEISDKLRQRLVGRTKKVGEKLSDIVLDELRAIIKEILDTNKFDFDAYIEEALKEKKPLNIIFVGVNGTGKTTTIAKLAKRLTDRGYSVVLAAGDTFRAGAIEQLEEHANRLGVKLIKHKAGADPAAVIYDAIAHAESKGIDVVLADTAGRMHTKKNLIDQLEKIKRVTKPDLTIFVDESIAGNDAVERARMFNEAVGIDGSILTKLDADPKGGTAISISYVTGKPVLFIGVGQEYDDLVKFDSDWLIKRIFD, encoded by the coding sequence ATGTTCAAGTTTTTAAAGGAGAAGCTAAAGTCGTTCAGGAAGAAAGTCGAGGAGATCGAGAAGAAAGAAGAGGAGAGGGCCGTCGAGGAGGCCAAAGCTGAGGAGAGAGTAGAAGCCGTCAGCAAGGTTGAGGAGAAGGTAGAAGCGGAGGTTAAAGCCGAGCCAGCACCAGCAGCAAAAGTAGAAGTAAAGGAAACGAAGCCCGCAGAAAAAGACAAGAAGCTCGTGAAGCCCAGGATAGGGATAAAAGAGAAAGTTTCTGCCCTCATTTTGAGGAGAGAAATCGTTATCGATGAGGGCAAGCTCGACGAAATACTTCCCGAACTTGAAATTATTCTCCTCGAAAGTGATGTTGCTTTTGAAGTTGTGGAAGAAATCTCCGATAAACTCAGGCAGAGGCTTGTGGGCAGGACGAAGAAGGTTGGAGAAAAGCTCTCTGACATAGTTCTCGACGAGTTAAGGGCAATTATAAAGGAAATTCTCGATACAAACAAGTTTGACTTTGATGCGTACATCGAAGAAGCTCTCAAAGAGAAAAAGCCTCTCAACATCATCTTCGTAGGTGTTAACGGAACAGGAAAAACGACGACGATAGCCAAGCTCGCAAAAAGGCTTACGGACAGAGGTTACAGCGTTGTACTCGCTGCAGGCGACACATTCAGGGCGGGAGCCATAGAGCAGCTTGAGGAGCATGCGAATAGACTTGGTGTCAAGTTGATAAAGCACAAAGCCGGGGCTGATCCGGCAGCCGTAATCTACGACGCTATAGCTCACGCAGAGAGCAAGGGCATCGATGTCGTGCTTGCGGACACTGCGGGAAGGATGCACACAAAGAAAAACCTGATAGACCAGCTTGAAAAGATAAAGCGCGTAACGAAGCCAGATTTAACGATTTTTGTTGACGAGAGCATAGCCGGAAACGATGCCGTTGAGAGAGCGAGAATGTTCAACGAGGCTGTTGGAATAGACGGTAGCATATTAACGAAGCTCGATGCAGATCCAAAAGGTGGGACCGCAATATCAATCAGCTACGTTACGGGCAAGCCCGTTCTGTTCATTGGAGTGGGCCAAGAGTACGATGACCTGGTGAAATTCGACTCGGACTGGCTTATAAAGAGGATATTTGACTAA
- a CDS encoding radical SAM protein: MTMRIVSRSYLKELERFVEEAEYPSHCIHCEGIEDVEEPKHHPSYEITSACNLKCVFCYSYSALKAGKAPKPGYYGDLNPKAITISQYGEPLIVGHEKLSCIISELRKRFKARIDLQTNGTLLKEEVDADIVMISLDASNRESYARITGVDMFENVLKAMDIVAASKSIGVLRTIYLPGINDTELQQIAEIGYERGMDEFMLQPCSIHPGIEGRLLRAGYDMEKDTLYDYLDAAYRCVNVRIPGCLLKNIRRMMEVMDFEDVVFMRRNQVSAEPPEIRREWRFVIEC; the protein is encoded by the coding sequence ATGACCATGCGAATTGTAAGCAGGAGTTATCTCAAGGAGCTGGAAAGATTCGTTGAAGAAGCCGAGTATCCCTCTCACTGTATCCACTGCGAAGGTATTGAGGACGTCGAAGAGCCAAAACACCACCCGAGCTACGAGATTACGTCTGCCTGTAACCTTAAATGTGTATTCTGTTACTCGTATTCAGCATTAAAGGCTGGAAAAGCCCCCAAACCCGGATACTACGGAGATCTAAACCCAAAGGCAATAACAATCTCCCAGTACGGAGAGCCACTCATAGTTGGCCACGAAAAGCTTTCCTGCATAATATCTGAACTCAGAAAAAGATTCAAAGCAAGAATAGACCTGCAGACGAACGGTACACTTCTCAAAGAAGAGGTCGATGCAGACATAGTAATGATAAGCCTCGACGCCTCAAACAGAGAGAGTTACGCCCGCATTACTGGTGTTGACATGTTCGAAAACGTGCTGAAGGCAATGGACATCGTTGCGGCATCGAAATCAATCGGAGTCTTGAGAACCATCTACCTGCCAGGAATAAACGACACAGAGCTCCAGCAAATTGCGGAGATCGGATACGAGCGCGGAATGGATGAGTTCATGCTCCAGCCATGCTCCATTCACCCTGGCATCGAGGGGAGACTTTTGAGAGCGGGTTACGATATGGAGAAAGACACTCTGTACGATTATCTTGACGCTGCGTACAGATGTGTAAACGTAAGAATCCCCGGATGCCTGCTTAAGAACATCAGACGGATGATGGAAGTAATGGATTTTGAAGACGTCGTGTTCATGCGTAGGAATCAGGTATCCGCAGAACCTCCAGAAATCAGAAGAGAATGGAGGTTCGTTATAGAGTGCTGA
- the rplJ gene encoding 50S ribosomal protein L16 gives MAKKPARMFRRLERPYTRREYIDGAPGLRLRQFEMGNKTATFPVKLTLVATEGVQVRDTALEAARIAANKYIAKRAGSSNYFLKVRIYPHHVLREHRMAVGAGADRISQGMRAAFGKPVGLAARVLPGTKIMSLWTKPEFFDFAKDALRRASQKLPTPTKIIVEEGAEYLKGKI, from the coding sequence ATGGCAAAGAAACCGGCAAGAATGTTCAGGAGGCTCGAAAGGCCGTATACGAGAAGGGAATATATCGATGGTGCTCCAGGTCTGAGGCTCAGGCAGTTTGAGATGGGCAACAAGACCGCTACTTTCCCCGTAAAGCTTACACTCGTTGCAACCGAGGGTGTGCAAGTAAGAGACACAGCTCTCGAGGCTGCACGTATAGCTGCAAACAAGTACATAGCGAAACGTGCAGGAAGCAGCAACTACTTCCTGAAAGTAAGGATATACCCGCACCACGTTTTGAGAGAGCACAGAATGGCAGTTGGAGCTGGAGCAGACAGAATTTCACAGGGAATGAGAGCCGCCTTCGGCAAGCCTGTTGGACTTGCAGCGAGGGTTCTCCCCGGCACGAAGATAATGAGTCTGTGGACGAAGCCAGAGTTTTTCGACTTCGCTAAGGATGCTCTGCGCAGGGCTAGCCAGAAGCTCCCGACGCCGACGAAGATAATCGTTGAAGAGGGAGCAGAATATCTCAAGGGTAAGATCTAA
- a CDS encoding sodium-dependent transporter, whose protein sequence is MVREKWSSRIGFLLAGIGSAVGLGNVWRFPYIVGQNGGGAFLIPYLISVFLFGLPLMLLEFSTGRLFKGSVVSSLKKIRKKFKWIGIAVVSVLTVVLSYYLVITGWILAFFTFTLLGRETSFESFAQTYFSPLFFVVVTIAASLIVMRGVRKGIEKTSKIMVPALGVLLAVMVIYSLSLPNAMDGITFYLTPDLSKLSDSSIWAAAFGQAFFSLSVGSGILLTYGSYLEEKISLVNSSMLITIFDLLVSFMSGLIVFSIASSFGFEVAAGPKLAFSTLPQVFDKVPYGFFLEGIFFLLLFFAALTSAISMLEIGVAVLIDETSLDRFKSTSLLSSIILVLGFPAALSYSGISLQFTGRPVLDLMDETFGSFGIPLTALLLSTSISWFLDNLVIAEEINKNAKWKIGKTVVFLTRYFIPIVLLYVLLTRLHFYLV, encoded by the coding sequence ATGGTTAGGGAAAAATGGAGCTCTCGAATCGGATTTTTGCTTGCTGGAATTGGGTCTGCTGTAGGATTAGGAAACGTCTGGAGATTTCCCTACATCGTCGGTCAGAACGGTGGTGGAGCTTTTCTTATCCCGTACCTGATCTCAGTGTTTTTGTTTGGTCTTCCGCTGATGCTTCTTGAATTTTCCACGGGTAGGCTATTCAAGGGTTCTGTAGTTTCTTCTTTGAAGAAAATCAGAAAAAAGTTTAAATGGATAGGAATTGCTGTAGTATCTGTTTTAACAGTGGTTTTGAGCTACTATCTGGTGATAACAGGCTGGATTCTGGCCTTCTTTACTTTTACACTGCTTGGAAGGGAAACATCTTTTGAAAGTTTTGCACAAACGTACTTTTCACCGTTGTTTTTCGTTGTGGTAACGATTGCAGCGTCGCTTATTGTCATGAGGGGTGTGAGGAAGGGTATCGAGAAAACAAGTAAAATAATGGTGCCAGCTCTTGGAGTTCTCCTTGCTGTAATGGTCATTTACTCTTTATCACTTCCTAATGCCATGGATGGCATAACGTTTTATCTTACACCAGATCTTTCCAAGCTATCTGACAGCTCTATTTGGGCTGCTGCTTTTGGGCAGGCCTTTTTCTCTCTTTCTGTAGGTTCGGGAATTTTACTGACCTATGGCAGCTATCTTGAAGAAAAAATCAGTCTGGTAAATAGCTCGATGTTGATAACAATTTTCGACCTGCTTGTATCGTTTATGAGTGGTCTGATCGTTTTTTCTATAGCCTCTTCTTTCGGCTTTGAGGTAGCAGCCGGACCTAAACTGGCCTTTTCAACTCTACCCCAAGTATTTGATAAAGTTCCCTACGGGTTCTTTTTGGAGGGAATATTTTTCCTTTTGTTGTTCTTCGCTGCACTGACTTCAGCAATCTCCATGCTGGAAATTGGAGTAGCTGTGCTGATTGACGAAACTTCACTGGATAGGTTTAAATCTACCTCTTTGCTGTCGAGTATTATTCTGGTTCTTGGATTTCCGGCAGCGCTCAGCTACTCTGGGATTAGTCTCCAGTTCACAGGCAGGCCAGTTCTTGACCTGATGGACGAGACATTCGGTTCTTTTGGGATTCCTTTAACAGCATTGCTTCTTTCCACATCTATCAGCTGGTTTTTGGATAACCTGGTGATTGCCGAAGAGATTAACAAAAACGCAAAGTGGAAAATCGGGAAGACCGTAGTATTTCTTACGAGGTACTTTATTCCAATTGTTCTGTTATACGTACTGCTGACAAGGTTGCATTTTTACCTGGTGTAA
- the metG gene encoding methionine--tRNA ligase, which yields MKPGLKLVTCGLPYANGKAHIGHLRTYVPADVYVRYLKMLGEDVIFICGSDCHGTPIVVNAEKEGISPRELVDRYHDHFQKVFKAIDIEFDFFGRTDSEYHHIRTQEFVKKLIENGYIFPKEIELAYCPKCQRFLPDRYVEGICPYCGSVARGDECDQGCGRHLEPGEIKEPKCKICGSNAVFRKQKHYFFRLTAFKDFLLDYLENLRGTENALNYAKQWVKGELKDWCITRNLEWGVKFPGEDLVVYVWVDAPIGYISFTEKACEGRCDWKDIWINGKAEIIHFIGLDIVYHHCIFWPAMLKGAGYALPNAVVASGMVKVEGKTFSKSRGYVVWVEDDYLKAGFNTDYLRYYIVNYTSHQRDLNFSWEVFRDKVNNELIATLGNFLYRVMHFAWKNFGSVEVSEVDEEIMQKIAETKDKIVRALEEWEFKVASDAFMELAGFGNVYFQNVKPWELIKENKEECIKVIANCLQLAKALIIFSYPVMPRTMEKMGRCIGLDVRNAKLEDALSLLGKTELEKPDVPFEKIDDKKIEEMEKLMMERIRRAEMAEKGAKEEKEIIDIEEFKRLDIRIGRIVKAERIKGAKKLLRLEVDIGGEVRQLVAGIAEVYEPEDVVGKLVPILVNLKPAKIRGVESQGMMLAADIDGKPVLLHPDKDVPPGSKIR from the coding sequence TTGAAACCCGGTTTGAAACTCGTAACCTGTGGATTACCCTATGCAAATGGAAAGGCCCACATCGGGCATTTGCGCACATACGTGCCGGCTGATGTTTATGTTCGCTACCTCAAAATGCTCGGCGAAGACGTCATTTTCATATGCGGCAGCGATTGTCACGGCACGCCCATTGTTGTCAATGCGGAAAAGGAAGGAATATCTCCTCGCGAACTCGTGGACAGATACCACGACCACTTTCAGAAGGTTTTTAAAGCCATAGACATTGAATTCGACTTCTTTGGTAGAACTGACAGCGAGTATCACCACATAAGAACGCAGGAATTCGTTAAAAAGCTGATAGAGAATGGCTACATTTTCCCAAAAGAAATTGAGCTTGCATACTGCCCCAAATGCCAGCGCTTTCTGCCTGACCGCTACGTTGAGGGGATATGTCCCTACTGCGGAAGTGTTGCGAGAGGTGACGAGTGCGACCAGGGGTGCGGCAGACATTTAGAACCGGGAGAAATTAAGGAGCCGAAGTGTAAAATCTGCGGCAGCAATGCCGTCTTCAGGAAGCAGAAGCACTACTTCTTCCGCCTGACAGCTTTCAAAGACTTCCTGCTTGACTACCTCGAAAACCTCAGGGGGACGGAAAACGCATTGAACTACGCGAAGCAGTGGGTTAAAGGAGAGCTGAAAGACTGGTGCATAACGAGAAATCTCGAGTGGGGTGTCAAATTCCCCGGCGAAGACCTCGTAGTTTACGTGTGGGTCGATGCACCCATCGGCTATATCTCCTTCACCGAAAAAGCGTGCGAAGGCCGTTGTGACTGGAAAGACATATGGATTAACGGGAAAGCGGAAATTATTCACTTCATAGGCCTCGACATCGTTTACCACCACTGCATCTTCTGGCCTGCGATGCTCAAAGGAGCGGGCTACGCTTTACCCAACGCTGTTGTGGCGAGCGGAATGGTGAAGGTTGAGGGCAAGACGTTCTCGAAGAGCAGGGGTTACGTGGTATGGGTTGAAGACGACTACCTCAAAGCGGGCTTTAACACTGACTACCTGCGATACTACATCGTCAACTACACGTCCCACCAGCGCGACCTGAACTTCTCGTGGGAAGTTTTCAGGGATAAGGTGAACAATGAATTGATTGCAACGCTGGGTAACTTCCTGTACCGCGTAATGCATTTTGCCTGGAAGAACTTCGGCAGCGTTGAGGTAAGTGAAGTAGATGAGGAGATCATGCAGAAGATAGCAGAAACGAAGGATAAAATCGTTAGGGCTCTGGAAGAGTGGGAGTTCAAGGTTGCAAGCGATGCGTTCATGGAGCTTGCCGGATTTGGAAACGTCTATTTCCAGAACGTAAAGCCGTGGGAGCTGATAAAGGAGAACAAAGAGGAATGCATAAAGGTTATCGCCAACTGTCTCCAGCTCGCCAAGGCCCTGATAATCTTCTCATATCCAGTCATGCCAAGGACGATGGAAAAGATGGGCAGATGCATTGGCCTTGACGTAAGGAATGCAAAGCTTGAGGATGCTCTCTCACTGCTGGGTAAAACCGAGCTTGAAAAGCCGGATGTTCCCTTCGAGAAGATTGACGACAAGAAGATTGAGGAGATGGAGAAATTAATGATGGAGAGAATCAGGAGGGCTGAGATGGCCGAAAAAGGTGCTAAAGAAGAGAAGGAGATTATCGACATTGAGGAGTTCAAGCGCCTCGATATAAGGATTGGAAGAATAGTAAAAGCTGAAAGAATTAAAGGTGCGAAAAAGCTCCTCCGCCTTGAGGTTGACATAGGTGGCGAAGTCAGGCAGCTCGTTGCGGGAATTGCGGAAGTATATGAGCCTGAAGACGTGGTGGGCAAGCTCGTTCCTATCCTCGTAAACCTGAAGCCAGCGAAGATAAGGGGCGTTGAGAGTCAGGGTATGATGCTCGCTGCGGACATTGATGGCAAGCCGGTGTTACTGCATCCCGACAAGGATGTTCCGCCGGGGTCGAAGATCAGGTAA
- a CDS encoding DUF6345 domain-containing protein: protein MMKLAVCAALGILVLLLTTSNSIAYEVCAEWVNEYNGYLDDLNNNDENAQGFYNELRSDSYWSGAFIYGDDLAWESDWKDPSKGGHDDVFVDDTHFAFFSGHGSLKGFYFGTEHDDHELGYLDALWGNKKMDWITIDACEVLRDEWWSHVTWRWGDAFEGLHSICGFHTTTHDVTDRGSRFAKRMDGTWAEWTIIQAWIQAAKDTEGSDTYVAALAADADGDDNTYDCWNDHIYGHGSQVDPPADPPFWWYGKYQC from the coding sequence ATGATGAAACTGGCTGTATGTGCAGCCTTAGGAATTTTGGTGCTGTTGTTAACAACAAGCAACTCTATCGCATACGAGGTTTGTGCAGAGTGGGTGAATGAATACAACGGCTATCTGGACGATCTAAACAACAACGATGAAAACGCTCAGGGCTTTTACAACGAATTGAGAAGTGACTCTTACTGGAGTGGAGCCTTTATTTACGGCGATGATTTAGCGTGGGAGAGCGACTGGAAGGATCCGAGTAAGGGAGGACATGATGACGTATTTGTAGACGATACACACTTTGCATTCTTTTCTGGGCACGGAAGCTTAAAAGGATTCTATTTCGGCACGGAGCACGACGACCACGAATTGGGCTACCTCGATGCTCTCTGGGGAAACAAGAAAATGGACTGGATAACGATCGATGCTTGTGAGGTCTTGAGAGATGAGTGGTGGAGCCATGTAACATGGCGCTGGGGAGATGCTTTTGAGGGGCTCCATTCAATCTGCGGATTTCATACAACCACACATGACGTAACAGATAGAGGTAGTAGATTTGCAAAACGCATGGATGGTACTTGGGCGGAGTGGACAATAATACAGGCATGGATACAAGCGGCAAAGGATACAGAGGGTTCTGACACCTATGTTGCCGCTCTCGCAGCTGATGCAGATGGAGACGATAACACTTACGATTGCTGGAATGACCACATTTACGGGCACGGTTCGCAGGTAGATCCCCCAGCAGATCCACCATTCTGGTGGTATGGTAAGTATCAGTGTTGA
- a CDS encoding winged helix-turn-helix domain-containing protein, producing the protein MREKEGMYEDNKDGKIVLDKRDFKALSSDIRVEILKKLDSGCKTLRKLSDELNLPKSTVHENLAILVESGFVEKRNEDSKWVYYELTEKGRSVLHPHEKVKIILLLSSAVLSYAGGVMEIYLFIQRTHPEEGVKGVPFHPEHLILGIVFVIIGTILLYSGLRKKAQSIVQAG; encoded by the coding sequence ATGCGTGAAAAAGAAGGAATGTATGAGGACAACAAGGACGGAAAAATAGTACTTGACAAACGAGATTTCAAAGCATTGTCCTCGGATATAAGAGTTGAGATCCTCAAAAAACTTGATTCTGGATGTAAAACACTTAGAAAATTAAGTGATGAGTTAAATCTTCCTAAATCAACGGTGCATGAGAATCTCGCCATTCTTGTTGAGTCGGGCTTTGTTGAGAAGAGAAACGAGGACAGCAAGTGGGTTTACTACGAGCTGACGGAGAAGGGAAGGAGCGTCCTTCACCCCCATGAAAAGGTAAAGATTATATTGCTTCTCTCCTCTGCTGTGCTGAGCTATGCTGGAGGGGTTATGGAGATATACTTGTTCATACAGAGAACTCACCCTGAAGAGGGTGTGAAAGGAGTACCTTTTCACCCTGAACACCTGATTCTGGGCATTGTCTTTGTAATAATTGGCACTATACTGCTGTATTCAGGTTTACGGAAAAAAGCTCAATCGATAGTACAAGCTGGATAA